A section of the Telopea speciosissima isolate NSW1024214 ecotype Mountain lineage chromosome 3, Tspe_v1, whole genome shotgun sequence genome encodes:
- the LOC122654127 gene encoding uncharacterized protein LOC122654127, with amino-acid sequence MGLVDPTTASIGPPTVGVVKANCDATLTKDAAKGGLGVIFRDHTGVLLKVRSLPQLFGSIIQGEVMAIRSALVSALELGFNNLLVEFDSRDAIMFIEGRKSPGWEVEDLVADVARLKSSFSSIAFSFVPRAVNDVSDALARKALSLGYVTD; translated from the coding sequence ATGGGATTAGTAGATCCCACCACTGCCTCCATTGGTCCCCCTACTGTGGGTGTTGTTAAGGCGAACTGTGATGCGACGCTCACTAAGGATGCGGCAAAGGGTGGTTTGGGTGTGATTTTTAGAGACCACACTGGTGTTCTGTTAAAGGTGCGCTCCCTCCCTCAGTTGTTTGGTTCGATTATCCAAGGAGAGGTAATGGCTATTCGTAGTGCTCTCGTCTCTGCCTTAGAGTTGGGTTTTAACAACTTGCTTGTGGAATTTGATAGTAGGGATGCTATTATGTTTATTGAAGGAAGGAAATCTCCGGGTTGGGAGGTGGAGGACCTAGTGGCTGATGTGGCTAGACTGaaatcttctttctcctctattgctttctcttttgttcctAGGGCTGTGAATGATGTTTCGGATGCTCTAGCCAGGAAGGCACTGTCACTTGGGTATGTGACAGATTAA
- the LOC122656487 gene encoding probable phospholipid-transporting ATPase 8 isoform X2, producing the protein MQGGRGIHFSQLYIFSYIQSFQDDHSQIGQKGYSRVVYCNDPDNPEALKLKYRGNCISTTKYTVFNFVPKSLFEQFRRVANIYFLVAACVSFSPLAPYRAGSIVLPLVVVIGATMVKEAVEDWRRRKQDIEANNRKVKVYGKDHTFHKTKWKNVRVGDLVRVEKDEFFPADLLLLSSSYDDGICYVETMNLDGETNLKVKRCLEATAALRDEFWKFKAIVRCEDPNEHLYSFIGNLYHENRQYPLSPHQILLRDSKLRNTEYIYGVVIFCDHDTKVMQNTIHPPSKRSKVERKMDKIIYFLFSVLVLISSIGSVLFGVQTKNDISGGRYKRWYLRPDSTTVFFDPRRASLASFCHFLTGLMLYGYLIPISLYVSIEIVKVLQTIFINQDKNMYYAVTEKPALARTSNLNEDLGQVHTILSDKTGTLTCNSMEFVKCSIAGTAYGRGVTEVEKAIKRRKKDGDPESVEASFDMEEHSGNITDSRKSIKGFNFRDERIMEGKWINELHAYVIQNFFRVLAICHTAIPDVNKESGEISYEAESPDEAAFVIAAREFGFEFYERTQTSISLHELDLKTGKKVARAYKLLHVLEFSSSRKRMSVIVRNEENQLLLLCKGADSVMFERLSEDGQIFEIETKDHISRYAAAGLRTLVIAYRELGEQEYAIWKEDLFEAKTSVSADRDTQVDAAADKIERDLILLGATAVEDKLQKGVPECIKNLSQAGVKIWVLTGDKMETAVNIGYACRLLREEMRQIVITLDTPDIIALEKQRDKEAIAKASRESVTMQIREGKSQVISSRQSCVSSALIIDGKSLIFALAENLESLFLELAIDCSSVICCRSSPKQKALVTRLVKKATGKTTLAIGDGANDVGMLQEADIGVGISGVEGMQAVMASDFAIGQFCFLERLLLVHGHWCYRRIAKMICYFFYKDITFGLTLFWFEAYASFSGQPAYNDCTLCYIKKVYRTSSSAGLVYLVGCLMGLSVLVSSTSSSLVRSFTRPFGEMDEWQSMKSSGSHCILVLCGL; encoded by the exons ATGCAGGGTGGAAGAGGGATACACTTCAGCCAGCTCTACATATTTTCATACATCCAATCGTTTCAGGATGATCACTCCCAGATAGGGCAGAAAGGTTACTCGAGAGTGGTCTACTGTAACGACCCCGATAATCCTGAAGCATTAAAACTCAAATACAGGGGAAACTGTATCTCCACCACGAAGTATACTGTATTTAATTTCGTCCCCAAGTCTTTGTTTGAGCAGTTTAGAAGGGTTGCAAACATATACTTTCTTGTTGCGGCTTGTGTTTCCTTTAGTCCGTTGGCGCCTTACCGGGCTGGCAGCATCGTTTTACCTCTTGTGGTAGTGATCGGGGCTACAATGGTCAAGGAGGCTGTTGAAGACTGGAGGCGTAGGAAGCAG GATATAGAGGCCAATAATCGTAAGGTTAAAGTGTATGGGAAGGATCATACTTTCCACAAAACTAAGTGGAAGAATGTACGGGTTGGAGATCTCGTCAGGGTGGAGAAGGATGAATTCTTTCCTGCTGATCTGCTTCTGCTTTCTTCAAGTTATGATGATGGGATTTGTTATGTTGAGACCATGAATCTTGATGGTGAGACAAACTTAAAAGTCAAGCGATGTTTGGAAGCAACAGCTGCACTGCGTGATGAGTTCTGGAAATTTAAAGCAATTGTGAGATGTGAGGACCCAAATGAACACTTGTATTCCTTCATTGGAAATTTGTATCATGAGAACAGACAGTACCCTCTTTCACCTCATCAGATCCTTCTGAGAGATTCAAAGCTTCGAAACACTGAATATATCTATGGAGTGGTTATTTTTTGTGACCATGACACAAAGGTAATGCAGAATACGATACATCCTCCTTCCAAGAGAAGTAAGGTTGAAAGGAAAATGGATAAGATAATCTATTTCCTTTTCAGTGTCCTGGTTTTGATTTCTTCTATTGGATCCGTTCTCTTTGGTGTTCAAACTAAGAATGATATTAGTGGAGGAAGGTATAAAAGGTGGTATCTTAGACCAGATTCTACAACTGTATTTTTTGACCCAAGAAGAGCTTCTTTAGCATCATTTTGTCATTTCTTGACTGGTCTTATGTTGTATGGATATTTGATACCAATATCCTTGTATGTATCCATTGAAATTGTGAAGGTTTTGCAGACTATATTTATTAATCAAGACAAGAATATGTATTATGCGGTAACAGAAAAGCCAGCCCTGGCCCGCACTTCAAATTTGAATGAGGATCTTGGTCAGGTTCATACTATACTTTCTGACAAAACAGGTACATTGACATGCAACTCTATGGAGTTTGTTAAATGCTCCATAGCTGGTACTGCTTATGGCCGTGGTGTTACTGAAGTAGAGAAGGCtatcaaaagaaggaaaaaagatggCGATCCTGAATCTGTTGAAGCATCGTTTGATATGGAGGAGCATAGTGGCAATATTACGGACTCAAGAAAGTCAATCAAGGGTTTCAACTTCAGGGATGAACGTATCATGGAAGGGAAGTGGATAAATGAACTTCATGCGTATGTCATACAGAATTTCTTTCGTGTGTTAGCAATCTGCCATACTGCCATTCCTGATGTAAATAAGGAGTCAGGTGAAATTTCTTATGAAGCTGAGTCACCAGATGAAGCTGCTTTTGTCATAGCTGCAAGGGAGTTTGGCTTTGAATTCTATGAAAGGACACAGACTAGTATATCATTGCATGAATTGGATCTGAAGACTGGGAAAAAGGTTGCTAG GGCATATAAGCTTCTTCATGTCTTAGAGTTTAGCAGTTCCCGCAAGAGAATGTCAGTGATAGTGAGGAATGAAGAGAATCAGCTGTTACTCCTTTGCAAGGGTGCAGACAG TGTAATGTTTGAAAGGCTCTCAGAGGATGGACAGATATTTGAGATTGAGACGAAAGATCACATTAGCAGATATGCTGCAGCAGGTTTAAGAACCTTGGTAATTGCATATCGTGAACTGGGTGAACAAGAGTACGCAATATGGAAAGAGGATCTCTTTGAGGCCAAAACATCTGTCTCTGCTGACCGCGACACACAGGTAGATGCTGCAGCGGATAAGATCGAGAGGGATTTGATACTTCTTGGTGCCACAGCTGTTGAAGACAAACTGCAAAAGGGG GTTCCTGAATGCATCAAGAACCTTTCCCAGGCTGGGGTTAAAATATGGGTCTTAACTGGGGACAAGATGGAAACTGCAGTCAATATTGG GTATGCATGTAGGCTGCTGAGGGAAGAGATGAGGCAGATTGTGATTACACTAGATACACCAGATATCATTGCCTTGGAGAAACAAAGAGACAAGGAAGCAATTGCAAAG GCTTCCCGTGAGAGTGTAACGATGCAAATACGAGAAGGAAAATCTCAAGTTATTTCTTCTAGACAAAGTTGTGTTTCATCTGCTTTGATAATTGATGGTAAGTCTTTGATCTTTGCCCTCGCGGAGAATCTAGAGAGCTTGTTTCTGGAGCTTGCAATTGATTGTTCATCTGTTATTTGCTGTCGATCATCTCCAAAACAGAAAGCACTT GTTACTAGATTGGTGAAAAAGGCAACAGGTAAAACAACATTAGCAATTGGTGATGGGGCAAATGATGTTGGCATGCTTCAAGAAGCTGACATAGGAGTTGGCATCAGCGGTGTGGAGGGAATGCAG GCTGTTATGGCTAGTGATTTTGCAATTGGTCAGTTCTGTTTTCTGGAGCGTCTGTTGCTGGTACACGGCCATTGGTGTTACAGGCGAATAGCCAAGATG ATATGTTACTTTTTCTACAAAGACATAACATTTGGTTTAACCTTATTTTGGTTTGAGGCTTATGCGTCTTTCTCCGGCCAACCTGCTTATAATGATTG